TTACGTTTTCAATGGGTTTTACAATGACATGTCATCTTCAAATCAATTGCTATCAAGTCATGTCAAAATAAGTTATGATATGAATGCATACGTGAAATAAGAAGGTGAATCCATTGAATATTCATGAATTAAAAACACGACCTTTTGTATGTCGTTATGAACTTTTAGAACATTATTCAGATCTCGGACTTAATGAATCTGAACTTATTATTTTAATGAAAATTTTATATGCTTATGAAGTCAGTAATGAACAACCACCGATCGATCAGTTACAAAAGGGAACAACTATGCAGGGTTCTGAAGTAACAATGATCATTCAGAAGCTGATTCAACTCGGGCTACTAGAAATGAGAGTAGAGAAGAATCATGATGGAAAATTAAGTGAATATATTAACTTAGATGGTTTCTATGAAGCACTTTGCCAAGTTCTTGAAAACATTGAATCAAATAACGAGAAAATGGATAAAAAACAAGCATTTAAGTCACTTTTTCAAAAAATTGAACAAGGTTTTGGCAGAACATTATCTCCCATTGAATATGAAACATTAAACAAATGGTTAGATGTTAATCAGTATGATTTCACCATTATCAATGCAGCTGTTGATGAAGCACTCGCACATAATAAAACCAGTCTTAAATATGTAGATCGAATCTTATTGAATTGGGAAAAAAATAATGTACGTACAGTGAATGATGCGAAAACAATTCGTGCAAAATTTAATAAACAGCAACCCGTTGTTAAGAAGATTGAGAACTTCCCAAAATTTGATTGGTTGAAAGGAGAAAACCCATTTGATCAGTAAAAAGAAAGCACTAGAGATGATAGATGTCATTGATGGTATGTTTCCCGATGCAGAATGTGAATTGATTCATGACAATCCATTTGAACTCACCATCGCTGTCGTATTATCTGCACAATGCACGGATAATACTGTAAATAAAGTGACAAAAACATTATTTCAAAAATATCACACCCCTGAAGATTATTTAGCTGTTCCGTTAGAGGAATTACAAAATGATATACGATCAATCGGCTTATATCGAAATAAAGCTAAAAACATTCAAAAGTTATGTCGTTCATTAATTGAACAATATAATGGTGAAGTTCCAAATGATCATGCGAAATTAGTGGGATTAGCTGGCGTAGGGCAAAAAACAGCGAATGTTGTGATGAGTGTGGCATTTGGTGAACCTGCACTTGCTGTAGACACACATGTTGAGCGTGTTTCAAAACGACTCGGCATTTGTCGTTGGAAGGATAGTGTCACTGAAGTTGAGCGTAAGTTAACATCCATTATACCTAAAGTACGATGGACGAAAAGCCACCATCAACTTATCTTTTTCGGACGTTATCATTGTTTAGCGAAAAAGCCAAAATGTGATGCTTGCCCATTGTTTGAAGATTGTCGTGAAGGTCAAAAACGCTATCGTGCGGCTATACGACTAGAAGGAGGGGCAAGTGTATGAGCATTTTAGATAAAATGACAGAAATAGAGGGCCACTTAGATGTTTTAGCAAAATCTCGAAAAATTGGTAAGGCTCAGAGTCTTCAACCACTCGATGATTATTATCAGCTACTCATAAACTATTTTTGTTTCATTAATGATATTCAAGATATATCAGAAGCACCGCTAAATACATTGAAAATCGTTCCATTCAACTTTGATGAACGCCTCGAATACATTCAAGAACGTAAACACCATTATATGGGCTATCAACAAATGAAAACATTAAAATCTGAATTGATAAAAATGAATGCCGCATATCGTGCAAAAAACAACTGATTAAGATGCACCTTAATCAGTTGTTTTTTTATACAATGACACACAAAAAGGACAACATTTAAAATGCTGTCCTTTTTGTGCTTAGTTATTACCACCAAAGAGGTTGCTGAAAAAGCCACCGCTATTGTTATTATTATTGCTATTGTTGTTACTTTGTCCTTGGTTGTTTGAATTACTTAAGTTTTGTCCATTTTGGTTTTTGTTGGAATTACTATTTGTACCACCACTTGATTCAGTAAAGTTACTTGTTACATTACCATCTGGAGCTTGTGCTACATATAAGCTACGTCCACTACCACCAACAGAAGAAGGGCGGTCAAAATCTAAACCATCTTGTGGATTAATATCACTCATAACATCTCTGAATAAGTATTGTGGTAGTTTTTGTTCACCACTTCCAACGAATGAGTTTTCGCCATATTCTTTTACTTTGCCGAAGCCCATCCAAACAGACATTGCATAACGTGGTGTATAACCTGAAATCCAAACATCTTTAGCAGCTGAACTTGGGAGACTGTATTGTGCATATGTTTCATCTCCATAAGTACCAGTACCTGTCTTAGCAGCAACATTCACACCTGGAACGCCATTACCATAGGCTGAACCATAAGTATCAAATGTACCTTCTAAGATTTGAGTAATCATATAAGCTGTGTAATCATTCATTGCTTTATGACTTGTATGTTCAAATTCAATCGTATTACCATTAGGCTCTACTACTTTTTTAATAGAGTGTGCCTTGTTATACGTACCACCATTTGCAAATGATGCATAAGCTGAAGCTAATTGAACTGGTGAGAATTCTGATGAAGATCCACCTAATACTTCAGAAGGACCAATATTTGGGTTCTCATATTCTAAACCTACTTTAGCCGCAAAGTCTGTAGGAGCGCTGTCACCAGCATACTCTTTAACTGTTTGCCAAGTTTTTAAGGCTGGAATGTTAAAACTTTGTCGCAATGCATCATAAATTGTAACAACGCCATGACTGTTTTGGTCATAGTTTCGGAATGCGCCACCATCTACATAATATACAGATTCATCTTGTACAGAGTGGTTCGTAGCCCATTGGAAGTTGTCAATCGCAGGTGCATACGCTAAGAATGGTTTTAATGATGAACCAGTAGGGTGTACGTCTGTTGCTTGGTTACGTTGAACAACATCTTTATAATCACGTCCACCAGAAATCGCTGCAAGTGAACCGCTTTTACTATCAACAATTGTTGCTGCAACTTGTTGCTCATCATTCTTATAGTAGCCACCATTATCAATACGACTTTGAAGTGCTGTTTGTACATCAGAATCCATATGTGTATAAATCTTAATACCACTGTTTAGAATTTCAGATAAGTTACGACCTTTGAATTCTTCATGGTTCATCAATTCTTGTTTTACAAAGTTGATGTAAGAATCATACTGTTGTTTACTATCGTCTGGTTTGATTTCACGTTCTTCTGCAGATCGATCAACCAAATTCTCAGTAATTGATGTATCCTGTGCCTCCTTCATTGCTTTATCACTGATACGGTTGTGATAATTCATTAAATAAAGTACGGTATCTTTACGTTTTTCCGCTTCTTCTGGATAGTCATAAATGTTATACGTGTTCGGTACTTGTGGAAGACCAGCAAGATACGCTGTTTCAGCTAAATTTAACTCACTTAGATCTTTGTTGAAGTAATATTTAGCAGCTGCTTTCACACCATAAACACCATCAGAATAATAGATTTTGTTTAGATACATTTGGAAGATCTCATCTTTTGAATATTCTTGCTCAAGACGATAAGAGAGATATGCTTCCTGCGCCTTACGTTCAATGGATTTTTGATCGGTTAAAAATGTTCGTTTTACAACTTGCTGCGTTAATGTTGACGCACCTTGTGAACCAAATCCACCAGTCACATTTTTAATGACTGCACCAAATAGACGTTTATAGTCTAAAGCACCATGATCATAAAATCGATTGTCCTCTGTAGCAAGCACAGCAGCTTTCAATTGATCTGGTACATCTTTTAAATCAACGTGTTCACGTCTGGCACCATTATCAAGCGTTTTAACAAGTGAATCATTCTGATCATATATCTTAGCTGGACTCGGATCTTGTAACTTCGCTTCATTAAAAGCAGGTGCTTTCCATGCATAATAAGCAAAGAGTAAGACACCGATTAAGGCGAGTATTACAAAAGCTAAAATACAGAAACTGATCACCTTAATGACTGTGCGCTTAATATTTCTATTCTTTTTTTTACCGGACTTCTGTTTAGAACCATTAGAAGCCGCTTTTTTTTCCGTCATACGCGGTCCTCACTTTCATCTAATATCAACTTATCAACTGCTTTAAGATAGTCTAATCTTGGTTGATACTGATAGGGAATATAGTAACCATTTTTTTGCACTTCTTCAACAGATATTGACTTTTTGGTCCCATTTATATACCGTTCCCAAAAAATAATCAGCTTTTTAAAAGACAAAAGATACGTTTCATCTCTTCCTTTAAACCTAAGTAAAAGAAAAGTAATGCCTCCATGTCTGTCGACTTCACGCATATGTTCAATTTGATGTGCATGAATATTTTGTAGAGGGAATGATGTTTTATTTTTTGTCTCTTTCGCTTCAAAATCAACATGGAATCCTCGATAAATACCATTATAATCTGTTGTTGAAGGCGTTCTAAAGTAAGCCTCTTTAATGACAGCCTGACTCCGTTTAGGATAATCCACATGTACAATTTGAACAGGTGTTGGTTTTTTGTGTATGGCTGCGAGATGAATATTCAAATAATGCTTATTCGAACGTTCAATATCTTTTTCCAACGACATACCACGTCCACCATATTTAATCGTACGGGATTGTGCCTGGTTTTGACTTCCGACTTGAGTCTTATTTTGTCTAAAAGGCTTACCATTTGGATAATTCATAGTCTCACCTACATTCCATCTTTTATGTAATGAAACATAATGGATAGATGGTTTATGAAAGTTAAAAAATATAATAAGATTCATAAACTGACATTATTGTAACATAGATAACCCATCTCTGTTACCCCAAAGCATGGTGTTATCATGTTTTGTCACAATTTATGGTACGATATAATAAAATTGGTAGGTGATTTCATGGAGAATTCAATTTGGTCATTATTGTTAGATGATGTATCGTTAATTGAAACAAAATTTCATATGGCTAGAGAAGACCACCATTTTGATTTTGAAAAAGATATTGTCCCTTTTACAAAATTGATTGATGATCACATTCATTTAATGCATCAATCTACAAATCTGTTTTTTACACAGCGTTCACGTATTGAATCTTTAATACAGCCATTATCTGTATCTTGCCATGATAAACGAACGAGTAAGAAACAATTTTTCGACCAACTTAAAACAATAAAACACGATCTCCTAACTATTCAACGACAGGTGGAAAATGGTCATGTATAAATCAATTTATGTGACAGGATATAAACCTTATGAACTTAATATTTTCAAAGAAGATGCCAAAGAAGTTTATTACTTAAAAGCCTTCATTAAACAAAAGCTTATCAGCTATCTTGAGGAAGGTCTTGAATGGATACTGATACAAGGCCAATTAGGCATTGAAATGTGGACAGCTTCCTGTGTCATTGAATTAAAAGAAACATATCCTGATCTTAAATTAGGTATTATTGCACCATTTCAGAACCACACATCGAAGTGGCGTGAAGCACAACAAATTCAATACCAATCAATTGCTGCAGAAGCTGATTATATAAATGCTGTGTATCATACAGATTATGAAGGCCCACATCAATTTCAAGCCGCTGATCAATTTATGTTAGAACACACTGATATGACTATTTTAATTTATGATGAAGAACAAGAAGCGAGTCCTAAGTTTTTCAAAAAGAAGCTAGTTGATTTTATGGCACAAACAAACTATACTTGTGATGTTGTGACATTCGATGAAATTACAAGTTTTATCGATGAATTACAGTGGACAAATGAACTATGAATCAAGTGAGGTGACGCATATGTCAGATGTTTCATTAAAATTATCAGCAAAAGATATTTATGAAAAAGACTTCGAAAAAACAGTCGTTCGCGGTTATCGTCCTGAAGAAGTGGATGCATTTTTAGATGATATCATTGTGGATTATCAAAAAATGGCGGACTTAAACAGTCAAGTAGTAAAACTATCTGAAGAAAATCAAAAACTAAAAAAAGAAATTGAAGATTTACGCTTACGAGTTGCTTCAGGTCGTTCACAAGAAAGTAAGGCTTTTTCAAGTCAAGGTGTACAAAATAGTAACGCAGATATTTTGAAGCGTATTTCTAATTTAGAGAAAGCAGTGTTTGGCAAATAATCATTGCTTTTAATCACTGAGATGATATAATTTTGAAGTAATATTTTGGGTAATCGCTATAAATATGA
This region of Staphylococcus sp. IVB6240 genomic DNA includes:
- the recU gene encoding Holliday junction resolvase RecU, with the translated sequence MNYPNGKPFRQNKTQVGSQNQAQSRTIKYGGRGMSLEKDIERSNKHYLNIHLAAIHKKPTPVQIVHVDYPKRSQAVIKEAYFRTPSTTDYNGIYRGFHVDFEAKETKNKTSFPLQNIHAHQIEHMREVDRHGGITFLLLRFKGRDETYLLSFKKLIIFWERYINGTKKSISVEEVQKNGYYIPYQYQPRLDYLKAVDKLILDESEDRV
- a CDS encoding DnaD domain-containing protein is translated as MNIHELKTRPFVCRYELLEHYSDLGLNESELIILMKILYAYEVSNEQPPIDQLQKGTTMQGSEVTMIIQKLIQLGLLEMRVEKNHDGKLSEYINLDGFYEALCQVLENIESNNEKMDKKQAFKSLFQKIEQGFGRTLSPIEYETLNKWLDVNQYDFTIINAAVDEALAHNKTSLKYVDRILLNWEKNNVRTVNDAKTIRAKFNKQQPVVKKIENFPKFDWLKGENPFDQ
- the gpsB gene encoding cell division regulator GpsB — translated: MSDVSLKLSAKDIYEKDFEKTVVRGYRPEEVDAFLDDIIVDYQKMADLNSQVVKLSEENQKLKKEIEDLRLRVASGRSQESKAFSSQGVQNSNADILKRISNLEKAVFGK
- the nth gene encoding endonuclease III, which encodes MISKKKALEMIDVIDGMFPDAECELIHDNPFELTIAVVLSAQCTDNTVNKVTKTLFQKYHTPEDYLAVPLEELQNDIRSIGLYRNKAKNIQKLCRSLIEQYNGEVPNDHAKLVGLAGVGQKTANVVMSVAFGEPALAVDTHVERVSKRLGICRWKDSVTEVERKLTSIIPKVRWTKSHHQLIFFGRYHCLAKKPKCDACPLFEDCREGQKRYRAAIRLEGGASV
- a CDS encoding transglycosylase domain-containing protein — protein: MTEKKAASNGSKQKSGKKKNRNIKRTVIKVISFCILAFVILALIGVLLFAYYAWKAPAFNEAKLQDPSPAKIYDQNDSLVKTLDNGARREHVDLKDVPDQLKAAVLATEDNRFYDHGALDYKRLFGAVIKNVTGGFGSQGASTLTQQVVKRTFLTDQKSIERKAQEAYLSYRLEQEYSKDEIFQMYLNKIYYSDGVYGVKAAAKYYFNKDLSELNLAETAYLAGLPQVPNTYNIYDYPEEAEKRKDTVLYLMNYHNRISDKAMKEAQDTSITENLVDRSAEEREIKPDDSKQQYDSYINFVKQELMNHEEFKGRNLSEILNSGIKIYTHMDSDVQTALQSRIDNGGYYKNDEQQVAATIVDSKSGSLAAISGGRDYKDVVQRNQATDVHPTGSSLKPFLAYAPAIDNFQWATNHSVQDESVYYVDGGAFRNYDQNSHGVVTIYDALRQSFNIPALKTWQTVKEYAGDSAPTDFAAKVGLEYENPNIGPSEVLGGSSSEFSPVQLASAYASFANGGTYNKAHSIKKVVEPNGNTIEFEHTSHKAMNDYTAYMITQILEGTFDTYGSAYGNGVPGVNVAAKTGTGTYGDETYAQYSLPSSAAKDVWISGYTPRYAMSVWMGFGKVKEYGENSFVGSGEQKLPQYLFRDVMSDINPQDGLDFDRPSSVGGSGRSLYVAQAPDGNVTSNFTESSGGTNSNSNKNQNGQNLSNSNNQGQSNNNSNNNNNSGGFFSNLFGGNN
- a CDS encoding YpoC family protein, whose product is MSILDKMTEIEGHLDVLAKSRKIGKAQSLQPLDDYYQLLINYFCFINDIQDISEAPLNTLKIVPFNFDERLEYIQERKHHYMGYQQMKTLKSELIKMNAAYRAKNN
- a CDS encoding YppE family protein → MENSIWSLLLDDVSLIETKFHMAREDHHFDFEKDIVPFTKLIDDHIHLMHQSTNLFFTQRSRIESLIQPLSVSCHDKRTSKKQFFDQLKTIKHDLLTIQRQVENGHV
- a CDS encoding DUF1273 domain-containing protein, which encodes MYKSIYVTGYKPYELNIFKEDAKEVYYLKAFIKQKLISYLEEGLEWILIQGQLGIEMWTASCVIELKETYPDLKLGIIAPFQNHTSKWREAQQIQYQSIAAEADYINAVYHTDYEGPHQFQAADQFMLEHTDMTILIYDEEQEASPKFFKKKLVDFMAQTNYTCDVVTFDEITSFIDELQWTNEL